The DNA segment CGGCGCGTGCGCCAGAATTCAGGCGATAGCTCGCGCTCCGGGTGCATCCCGGGGGCGAACGGTGCCGACTCGCTCATCAGTTGTCTTCAGGGAGATCCGGAGAGTTTGCTGCGGGCAGGCGTTGCTGCGACGGTACGATACAACTCCAGCGTGCGCCGGGCCATGGTCGCGGCGCTCAGCTCGCCGGCCACGCGCTCGCGCCCGCCCCGGCCCAGCCGCCCGCGCAGCGCCGCGTCGCCGAGGAGGCGATTCAGCGCGTCCGCCAGCGCGTCGACGTCCGCGGGGGCCACGGTCAGGCCGCTGACGCCGTCGGGCGAGACGAAGGGGACGCCGGTGTCGAGCGCGGTGTTGACCACCGGGAGCCCGCAGGCCATCGCCTCCATCTGCACGATCCCGAACGCCTCGCTGCGCGCCACGCTGGGGAGCGCGAACACGTCCGCCGCGTGGTAGTACGGGCGCAGGTCCGGCACCGGGCCCAGCAGCGTCACCCGCCCGGCGACGCTCTCCTCCGCCGCCAGCCGCGCGAGCTCCCCGCGGAGGGGCCCGTCGCCGGCGATCAGGAGCGCGGCGTCGACCCGGCGCATCGCGCGTACAAGGTAGTCGAATCCCTTGTAGTAGACCAGCCGTCCCGCGGCGAAGACGATGCGCTCGCCGTGGTGCCGGCGGATCGCGGCGGCTTCGTCCTGATCCACCTGCTGAAACTCGTGCGGATCGATGCCGAAGGGGATCACCGACACCCGCTCCGCGTGGCGGCGGAGGACGGGCGAGCTGGCCGCGTAGTTCGGCGAACTGGCGATGACGGCGTCGGCGCGGCGCAGGAAGCGGTGCAGGATGGGCGAGAAGAGCGGCCCGAGCACACGCTGGCGGACGATGTCGCTGTGATAGGTGACGACCAGCCGCCCCCGCGGCCGCGCGGCCCGGTACGACAGGACGGCGGTGGGATTGGGGTGATGGAAGTGGACGAGGTCCGCGTCCGCGCGCCGGATCTCCCGTGCCATCCCCGGATTGAGCGATGCCGACGCGAGCGTGAGCTTCGTCCCCACGCGCGTGACAGGGATGCCGTCGACCAGCTCGTGGACGGTGTGGGGATCGTCCGCGCTCACCAGCACCTGGAGGTCGACGTCCGCCTTCGTCATCCGGCAGAGCAGCTCCAGGTGACTCTCCATCCCTCCCGCGTGCGGCGGATAGAACTTGCCGACGTGCAGCACCCTCATTCCGCCATCCTCGACAACAGAATGGTCTCACGCAGAGGGCGCAGAGGACGCAGAGGAGTTCGTCGCATGCCGAAGCATTCCTCTGCGACCTCTGCGCCCTCTGCGTGAGACAAAATCTTTTCGCTCATTCCTCCCCCATCCCCAGCACGTGGCGATAGACGGAGAGGAGGCCGCGCGCGTACGACTCCAGCGAGAAGGCGTCGGCGCGCTCCAGTGCGGCCTCGCGGCGGCCGGCCCACTGGCGGCGGTCGCGGCGGTCGAAGAGCACGCGGTCCACCGCCTCCACCCAGCCGCGCACGTCGCGCACGGGCGCGTACGTCACCGCCTCGCCGCCGACCTCGCGGAAGACGGGGAGGTCGGTGGCGACGACCGGCGTCCCGCACGCCATAGCCTCCACCACCGGCCAGCCGAACCCCTCGCGCTTCGACGTGGCCAGCAGCGCCGACGCACGGCGGTAGACGGCGGCCAGAACGGGCCGCTCGAGGAACGGAAGCTCGACCACGCACTCCGCGGGGATCTCCAGCTCCGCGCGGATCCGCCGCTGCTCGTCCGTCAGCGGGCCGCCGATGCGGACGAGGCGGGCCGCCGGATACCGCTCCCGAAGCGCCGCGTACACGCGCAGCACGAAGCCCACGCGCTTGCGCGGCACGTTGATCCCCACGTGCAGCAGGTCGATGCTGCGCCCGTCCGCCGGCCCCAGCAGCCGCGCGGCCTCCGCGTCCGCCGCGCGGTCCGGCTCGGCGGTGAAGTCGGGGTGCACGGGGAGGGGGATGACGGTGGTGCGGTCCGCGTAGACGAGGCCATGCTCCAGCAGCTGCGCGCGCACTGCGTGAGTGTCGCAGATGACGTAGTTGGCCGCGCGGAGGCCCATCATCACCCGCTTCATCGTGCTGCGGAACCACCACGGCCGCTTCTCGCGATCCGCGCCGACGAGCGAGCGGAAGGCGTCGAGGTCGTGGCAGGTGACGACGGCGGGGCGGTGCTCGAGGTGATGGACCAGGTGCGCGTAGCTGTGGTCGATCACGTGGAAGAG comes from the Longimicrobium sp. genome and includes:
- a CDS encoding glycosyltransferase family 1 protein, yielding MVRTVAEIDFDDVVAETRPRLAGVLPRKPRRVGILADYLEEGWPSMDLAAELTMLAIERYGGDAFDAALLRPKLPRVLHGRFGHAGTKRPSADRYLGRYIMYPRWLKPRVRGFRLFHVIDHSYAHLVHHLEHRPAVVTCHDLDAFRSLVGADREKRPWWFRSTMKRVMMGLRAANYVICDTHAVRAQLLEHGLVYADRTTVIPLPVHPDFTAEPDRAADAEAARLLGPADGRSIDLLHVGINVPRKRVGFVLRVYAALRERYPAARLVRIGGPLTDEQRRIRAELEIPAECVVELPFLERPVLAAVYRRASALLATSKREGFGWPVVEAMACGTPVVATDLPVFREVGGEAVTYAPVRDVRGWVEAVDRVLFDRRDRRQWAGRREAALERADAFSLESYARGLLSVYRHVLGMGEE
- a CDS encoding glycosyltransferase, which produces MRVLHVGKFYPPHAGGMESHLELLCRMTKADVDLQVLVSADDPHTVHELVDGIPVTRVGTKLTLASASLNPGMAREIRRADADLVHFHHPNPTAVLSYRAARPRGRLVVTYHSDIVRQRVLGPLFSPILHRFLRRADAVIASSPNYAASSPVLRRHAERVSVIPFGIDPHEFQQVDQDEAAAIRRHHGERIVFAAGRLVYYKGFDYLVRAMRRVDAALLIAGDGPLRGELARLAAEESVAGRVTLLGPVPDLRPYYHAADVFALPSVARSEAFGIVQMEAMACGLPVVNTALDTGVPFVSPDGVSGLTVAPADVDALADALNRLLGDAALRGRLGRGGRERVAGELSAATMARRTLELYRTVAATPARSKLSGSP